A single region of the Halorubrum depositum genome encodes:
- a CDS encoding DEAD/DEAH box helicase family protein, with the protein MNVRLTYEGGTIRVDAGRSAGETEGSVDGTGAPVDGGGLDSLPPLPGVEVDPRSGTGRAPAYRYAAIRRALEVAGVSVEDRVLDASDRAAREAGLPDALATDYDLREYQREALDAWRDAGDRGVLELPTGAGKTVIAIRAMVELGVPTLVVVPTVDLLDQWQRELEREFDVPIGRFGGGEQRREAITVSTYDSAYLKADGVGDAFEFVVFDEVHHLGGEGYRDVARLLAAPARLGLTATFERPDGAHEAVAELIGDRVYALDVDDLAGDHLAPYDIRRIEVELTPEERERYDERQGTFVEYVRDAGITFTSGSDYQELVKRSGNDPAAREALLAKQDAREIMMNADRKVDRLESVLDRHRGDRVIVFTAHTDLVYRLSERFLLPAITAETGAKERREILERFRDGTYGRVVAANVLDEGVDVPDANVAVVLSGSGSEREFTQRLGRVLRPKEDGGRATLYEVVSAETAEERVASRRR; encoded by the coding sequence ATGAACGTCCGGCTGACCTACGAGGGAGGGACGATCCGGGTCGACGCCGGGAGGTCGGCCGGTGAGACGGAGGGGTCGGTCGACGGCACCGGGGCGCCGGTCGACGGCGGCGGCCTCGACTCGCTCCCGCCGCTCCCGGGCGTCGAGGTCGACCCCCGCTCGGGGACCGGGCGGGCCCCCGCGTACCGCTACGCCGCGATCCGGCGGGCCCTGGAGGTCGCCGGCGTGAGCGTCGAGGACCGCGTGCTGGACGCGAGCGATCGCGCCGCGCGCGAGGCCGGGCTCCCGGACGCGCTCGCGACCGACTACGACCTGCGTGAGTACCAGCGCGAAGCCCTCGACGCGTGGCGCGACGCGGGCGACCGCGGCGTGCTCGAACTCCCGACCGGCGCTGGCAAGACCGTGATCGCGATCCGTGCGATGGTCGAACTGGGGGTTCCGACGCTCGTCGTCGTCCCCACGGTCGACCTGCTCGACCAGTGGCAGCGGGAGCTCGAGCGGGAGTTCGACGTCCCGATCGGCCGGTTCGGCGGCGGCGAGCAGCGCCGCGAGGCGATCACGGTGTCGACGTACGACTCGGCGTACCTGAAGGCCGACGGCGTCGGCGACGCCTTCGAATTCGTCGTCTTCGACGAGGTCCACCACCTCGGCGGCGAGGGGTACCGCGACGTCGCGCGCCTGCTCGCGGCGCCCGCGCGCCTCGGCCTGACGGCGACGTTCGAGCGCCCCGACGGCGCCCACGAGGCGGTCGCGGAGCTGATCGGCGACCGCGTCTACGCGCTCGACGTCGACGACCTCGCGGGCGACCACCTCGCTCCCTACGACATCCGGCGGATCGAGGTGGAGCTGACGCCGGAAGAGCGCGAGCGCTACGACGAGAGGCAGGGCACCTTCGTCGAGTACGTCCGCGACGCGGGGATCACCTTCACCAGCGGGAGCGACTATCAGGAACTGGTCAAGCGCTCCGGCAACGACCCGGCCGCCCGCGAGGCCCTCCTCGCGAAGCAGGACGCCCGCGAGATCATGATGAACGCGGATCGGAAGGTCGACCGCCTCGAATCCGTCCTCGACCGCCACCGCGGCGACCGCGTGATCGTGTTCACCGCCCACACCGACCTCGTCTACCGGCTCTCCGAGCGGTTCCTCCTCCCCGCGATAACCGCGGAGACGGGCGCGAAGGAGCGCCGCGAGATATTGGAGCGGTTCCGCGACGGGACCTACGGCCGGGTCGTGGCCGCGAACGTCCTCGACGAGGGCGTCGACGTCCCGGACGCGAACGTCGCCGTCGTGCTGTCTGGGTCCGGGAGCGAACGGGAGTTCACCCAACGGCTCGGGCGCGTGCTCCGACCGAAAGAGGACGGCGGCCGGGCGACCCTCTACGAGGTCGTCAGCGCGGAGACGGCGGAAGAGCGGGTGGCGAGCCGCCGGCGGTGA